In Helianthus annuus cultivar XRQ/B chromosome 3, HanXRQr2.0-SUNRISE, whole genome shotgun sequence, a single window of DNA contains:
- the LOC110931598 gene encoding uncharacterized mitochondrial protein AtMg00810-like: MVVNHNLPMELNGELADKERYQQLVGKLIYLSHTRPDIAYDVGVGSQFMHQPQVAHMKATQRILRYLKGTAGHGVLFKTNGHLNVELYTNAYWAGDKGNRRSTSEYFSLVGGNLVSWRSKKQKVVALLSA; encoded by the coding sequence ATGGTGGTGAACCACAACCTACCCATGGAACTTAATGGGGAGCTTGCAGACAAAGAAAGGTATCAACAGCTCGTGGGCAAATTAATTTATCTCTCTCACACTCGCCCTGATATAGCTTATGATGTTGGAGTGGGAAGTCAGTTCATGCACCAACCACAAGTTGCCCACATGAAAGCAACTCAGAGAATTTTAAGGTATCTCAAGGGAACCGCAGGCCATGGAGTGTTGTTCAAAACAAATGGACATTTAAATGTTGAGCTCTACACTAATGCATACTGGGCAGGAGATAAAGGAAACCGAAGGTCAACATCAGAATACTTCTCCTTGGTCGGTGGAAACCTTGTTTCCTGGAGAAGTAAGAAGCAGAAGGTGGTCGCTCTGTTGAGTGCATAA